The proteins below come from a single Sander lucioperca isolate FBNREF2018 chromosome 20, SLUC_FBN_1.2, whole genome shotgun sequence genomic window:
- the LOC116034055 gene encoding uncharacterized protein LOC116034055 — protein sequence MFSCFMHDCLTHLSNLSASMQQPSLTVAEVQTSLIATQAVLTKHKNRPGPRLRACLENPADTFEGVTLAAPRDDLSLARVNSTKDKLIDKFCSSMATRFCDFSSGVLHASKLVDITSWPDADTCEDFGDAYVECLISTLVHYWPPLGRFGSDSRPVDIPQEQFVPAASEHGPVDLARDKSETASVRARMPDFMERGAKKRKTQLEDEKETSEEEDDDSEED from the exons ATGTTCAGCTGCTTTATGCACGACTGCCTGACCCACCTCAGCAACCTGTCTGCATCCATGCAACAGCCATCTCTAACAGTGGCAGAGGTTCAGACCAGTCTGATAGCCACACAGGCTGTCTTAACTAAACACaagaacag ACCTGGACCCAGGCTTAGGGCATGCCTGGAAAATCCAGCAGACACCTTTGAGGGTGTTACCTTGGCAGCACCCAGAGATGACCTCTCCCTGGCTCGTGTGAACTCCACAAAGGACAAGCTGATAGACAAATTTTGCAGCAGTATGGCGACACGATTTTGTGATTTCAGCTCTGGAGTACTACATGCTTCCAAACTGGTGGATATCACGAGCTGGCCTGATGCAGATACATGTGAAG attTTGGAGATGCATATGTGGAGTGTCTTATAAGCACTTTGGTCCACTATTGGCCTCCTCTGGGCCGATTTGGATCTGATTCCAGACCAGTAGACATTCCTCAAGAGCAGTTTGTACCAGCAGCATCCGAACATGGACCAGTTGACTTGGCCAGAGATAAATCAGAGACT GCCAGCGTCAGAGCGAGGATGCCAGATTTCATGGAAAGAGGAGCCAAGAAGAGAAAGACCCAACTTGAAGATGAGAAGGAGACGTCtgaggaggaagatgatgaCTCTGAAGAAGACTAA